Proteins co-encoded in one Campylobacter jejuni genomic window:
- the rplB gene encoding 50S ribosomal protein L2, translating into MAIKTYKPYTPSRRYITGLSSEDITAKPSVRSLLVKLPVHAGRNSYGRITSRHKEAGAKKLYRIIDFKRRKFGIEGKVEAIEYDPYRNCRIALIAYKDGEKRYILQPRGLSVGDIVAAAESGLDIKPGNAMKLKNIPVGTIVHNVELKPGKGGQMIRSAGAYAQLMGKEEKYVILRLASGEMRQVLAECMASIGEVGNEEWANVTIGKAGRNRHRGIRPQTRGSAMNPVDHPHGGGEGKKNSGRHPVTPWGKPTKGAKTRRKKASDKLIISRRKGK; encoded by the coding sequence ATGGCAATTAAAACTTATAAACCATATACTCCAAGTAGAAGATATATCACAGGTTTAAGTTCTGAAGATATTACAGCTAAACCAAGTGTGCGCTCACTACTTGTTAAACTTCCAGTGCACGCAGGTCGTAATAGCTATGGAAGAATTACAAGTCGTCATAAAGAAGCGGGTGCTAAAAAACTTTACAGAATTATTGATTTTAAACGTCGTAAATTCGGTATAGAAGGCAAAGTAGAAGCAATCGAGTATGATCCATATAGAAATTGTAGAATTGCTTTGATTGCTTATAAAGATGGGGAAAAAAGATATATTCTTCAACCACGTGGATTAAGCGTTGGCGATATCGTTGCAGCTGCTGAAAGCGGACTTGATATTAAACCAGGTAACGCAATGAAACTTAAAAACATTCCTGTGGGTACTATTGTTCATAATGTTGAGTTAAAGCCAGGTAAAGGCGGTCAAATGATTCGTTCTGCGGGTGCTTACGCACAACTTATGGGTAAAGAAGAAAAATATGTTATTTTAAGACTTGCAAGCGGCGAAATGAGACAAGTTTTAGCTGAATGTATGGCAAGTATCGGCGAAGTAGGTAACGAAGAATGGGCTAATGTAACTATCGGTAAAGCAGGTAGAAATCGCCATAGAGGTATCCGCCCGCAAACTCGTGGTTCTGCAATGAACCCAGTAGATCACCCGCACGGTGGGGGTGAAGGTAAGAAAAATTCAGGCCGTCATCCAGTAACTCCATGGGGTAAACCAACTAAAGGTGCGAAAACTCGTCGTAAAAAAGCTAGCGATAAGCTAATAATTTCAAGAAGAAAAGGAAAGTAA
- the rplW gene encoding 50S ribosomal protein L23: protein MADITDIKTILYTEKSLNLQEQGVVVIQTSPKMTKTGLKAVLKEYFGVTPKSINSLRMDGKVKRFRGRLGQRNDYKKFYVKLPEGVSLENTEA from the coding sequence ATGGCAGATATTACTGATATAAAGACTATACTTTACACAGAAAAAAGTTTGAATTTGCAAGAGCAAGGTGTCGTAGTTATTCAAACTTCACCAAAGATGACTAAAACAGGCTTAAAAGCGGTTTTAAAAGAGTATTTTGGTGTAACTCCAAAAAGCATCAATTCATTAAGAATGGATGGAAAAGTTAAGCGTTTTAGAGGTCGTTTAGGTCAAAGAAACGATTACAAAAAATTCTATGTTAAGCTACCTGAAGGTGTTAGCTTAGAAAATACGGAGGCTTAA
- the rplD gene encoding 50S ribosomal protein L4 encodes MSKVVVLNDKLEKAGELDLPSKYAEVNPHNLYLYVKSYLASLRANTAHTKGRSDVSGGGKKPWRQKGRGGARAGSTRTNVWVGGAVAFGPTNERNYFQKVNKKQKRLALERALADKAAKGALFTADSLAIESGKTKDANAVIKKLGVKDALIVKDLLDEKTLLAYRNLANCYVVDVTEVNAYLVSVFNAVIIEKSALESITKEG; translated from the coding sequence ATGAGTAAAGTAGTTGTTTTAAATGATAAATTAGAAAAAGCAGGTGAACTTGATTTACCTTCAAAATATGCGGAAGTAAATCCACACAATCTTTACTTATATGTAAAATCTTACCTTGCAAGTTTAAGAGCAAATACAGCTCATACTAAAGGTAGAAGTGATGTAAGTGGTGGTGGTAAAAAACCTTGGAGACAAAAAGGTCGTGGCGGTGCTAGAGCGGGTTCAACAAGAACTAACGTTTGGGTAGGCGGTGCGGTTGCTTTTGGTCCAACAAATGAAAGAAACTACTTCCAAAAAGTAAATAAAAAACAAAAAAGATTGGCGCTTGAAAGAGCTTTAGCAGATAAAGCAGCTAAGGGAGCGTTATTTACTGCTGATTCTTTGGCTATTGAAAGTGGTAAAACAAAAGATGCAAACGCTGTGATTAAAAAACTTGGCGTCAAAGATGCTTTAATCGTTAAAGATTTACTAGATGAAAAAACACTTTTAGCTTACAGAAATTTAGCAAATTGCTATGTAGTTGATGTAACTGAAGTAAATGCTTATTTAGTATCTGTATTTAATGCTGTTATCATAGAAAAATCAGCGTTAGAATCTATTACAAAAGAGGGATAA
- the rplC gene encoding 50S ribosomal protein L3 has translation MEYIVEKIGMSRTITNPSIAVTLLRVVNAKVCEVEGGKALVAYPKGKASNKCVAGQQKKYNLSAEYNRFATLEVANTEAGDLDETPLNEAKILKVSFNTKGRGYSGVMKRHNFAGGPASHGSRFHRRHGSIGNREWPGRVQPGMKMAGHYGNTKVTVKNEVVSYDAENKILVVKGAVPGYNGAMGKIRIAK, from the coding sequence ATGGAATATATTGTAGAAAAAATCGGAATGAGCAGAACAATTACTAATCCAAGTATCGCTGTAACTTTACTAAGAGTTGTAAATGCAAAAGTATGTGAAGTTGAAGGCGGAAAGGCTTTAGTAGCATATCCAAAAGGTAAAGCAAGTAATAAATGTGTCGCAGGACAACAAAAAAAGTATAATCTTTCTGCAGAATACAATAGATTTGCGACTTTAGAAGTAGCAAATACTGAAGCAGGAGATTTAGATGAAACTCCATTAAATGAAGCAAAAATTTTAAAAGTAAGCTTTAACACTAAAGGTAGAGGTTATAGCGGTGTTATGAAAAGACATAACTTCGCAGGGGGTCCAGCAAGTCACGGTTCTAGATTTCACAGACGCCACGGATCTATTGGCAATAGAGAATGGCCAGGTCGTGTTCAACCAGGTATGAAAATGGCAGGACACTATGGAAATACTAAAGTGACCGTTAAAAACGAAGTTGTATCTTATGATGCTGAAAACAAAATTTTAGTAGTTAAAGGTGCAGTACCAGGTTATAATGGTGCTATGGGTAAAATAAGGATTGCAAAATGA
- the rpsJ gene encoding 30S ribosomal protein S10: MERIRLKLKAYDHRVLDRTVAAIVEAVKRTGADIRGPIPMPTKIKRYTVLKSPHINKDSREQFEIRIHARMLDIVAATPDTVDSLTKLDLAPEVSVEVRAMGK, from the coding sequence ATGGAAAGAATTAGGCTTAAGCTAAAAGCTTATGACCATCGAGTACTAGACAGAACAGTTGCAGCAATCGTAGAAGCTGTTAAAAGAACAGGTGCGGATATCAGAGGTCCGATACCAATGCCTACTAAAATCAAACGCTATACAGTTTTAAAATCTCCACACATTAACAAAGATTCTCGTGAGCAGTTTGAAATAAGAATTCACGCACGTATGCTAGATATAGTAGCAGCGACTCCAGATACAGTTGATTCTTTAACTAAGCTTGATTTAGCGCCAGAAGTAAGCGTTGAAGTAAGAGCTATGGGTAAGTAA
- a CDS encoding pseudouridine synthase: MRINKFISHNTRYSRREADELIKQGLVKINNKIALLSDEVKFDDKVFVKGKRVQKRTQFSVIIYHKQKGEIVSKKDDRGRKTIYDTLPRQFSTWLSVGRLDYASEGLLLLTDSPVIADALMHSDLEREYYLKVKGTVSKQVIEAMQNGLEIKNEKKGAHAKTKITSMSFAPFIDFEIFGSSGGYTKLRVVINEGKNRELRRFFGHFDLEVMDLKRVAFGALDLGMLKVGKHRYLENGEYEKLRDFLKFNEIRY; encoded by the coding sequence ATGAGAATTAATAAATTTATATCCCATAACACTCGTTATTCACGCCGTGAAGCTGATGAACTTATCAAACAAGGCTTAGTAAAAATAAACAACAAAATTGCCCTTTTAAGCGATGAAGTTAAATTTGATGATAAAGTCTTTGTTAAGGGCAAAAGAGTGCAAAAAAGAACGCAATTTAGCGTGATAATCTACCATAAACAAAAAGGTGAAATTGTCAGTAAAAAAGACGATCGTGGAAGAAAAACTATATACGATACCTTGCCAAGACAATTTAGTACTTGGCTTAGCGTAGGTAGGCTGGATTATGCAAGCGAGGGCTTGCTTTTGCTTACAGATTCTCCTGTGATTGCTGATGCTTTAATGCATAGCGATTTAGAAAGAGAATACTACCTTAAAGTTAAAGGTACGGTGAGCAAACAAGTCATCGAAGCCATGCAAAATGGGCTTGAGATTAAAAATGAAAAAAAAGGCGCACACGCAAAAACCAAAATCACCTCTATGAGTTTTGCTCCTTTTATAGACTTTGAAATTTTTGGATCAAGTGGAGGTTATACTAAGCTTAGAGTGGTTATAAATGAAGGTAAAAATAGAGAGCTTAGACGCTTTTTTGGACATTTTGATCTTGAAGTCATGGATCTTAAGCGTGTTGCTTTTGGGGCTTTAGATCTTGGTATGTTAAAGGTGGGAAAACATCGCTATTTGGAAAATGGAGAATATGAAAAATTAAGAGATTTTTTGAAATTTAATGAAATAAGATATTGA
- a CDS encoding ribonuclease J — translation MNMDENKEINKNKQNPNSNSKNNKRYKYKNRRKKLADSLQNENDTPKIDQNSNKENSENSENKTEKKKKKNRNLPSKLTGNEDWQIALAECIEANRVSHENRLHPLKYNNSSEHKIRITPLGGLGEIGGNISVFETNKDAIIVDIGMSFPDGTMHGVDIIIPDFDYVRKIKDKIRGIVITHAHEDHIGAVPYFFKEFQFPIYATPLALGMISNKFEEHGLKAERKWFRPVEKRRVYEIGEFDIEWIHITHSIIDASALAIKTKAGTIIHTGDFKIDQTPIDGYPTDLGRLAHYGEEGVLCLLSDSTNSYKEGYTKSESSVGPTFDQIFARTKGRVIMSTFSSNIHRVYQAITYGLKYGRKVCVIGRSMERNLYTTMELGYIKLDRKIFIDADEVSKYKDNEVLIVTTGSQGETMSALYRMATDEHKFIKIKPTDQVIISAKAIPGNEASVSAVLDYLLKAGAKVAYQEFSEIHVSGHASIEEQKLMLTLTKPKFFLPVHGEYNHITKHKETAMKCGIPERNIYLMSDGDQVELCQKYVKRIKTVKTGKVFVDNQINKQIADDVVIDRQKLADSGIVVIIAQIDKATKTLINKPRVFSYGLVADKHDHAFSKDMAEVLGQFFINVKDEVLNDPRFLENQIRQVLRKHIFRKIKKYPTIVPTIFVM, via the coding sequence ATAAATATGGACGAAAACAAAGAGATAAATAAAAACAAACAAAATCCGAACTCAAATTCAAAAAACAATAAACGCTATAAATATAAAAATCGTAGAAAAAAATTAGCTGATTCTTTGCAAAATGAAAATGATACTCCAAAAATTGATCAAAATTCCAACAAGGAAAATTCTGAAAACTCAGAAAATAAAACTGAGAAAAAAAAGAAGAAAAATCGCAATCTTCCTTCAAAACTCACAGGTAATGAAGATTGGCAAATCGCTCTTGCAGAATGTATAGAAGCTAACCGTGTTTCACATGAAAACCGCTTACACCCTTTAAAATATAATAATTCTAGCGAGCATAAAATCCGCATCACTCCTTTAGGAGGTTTAGGAGAAATTGGTGGAAATATCAGTGTTTTTGAAACCAATAAAGACGCAATTATAGTAGATATAGGTATGAGTTTTCCTGATGGAACTATGCATGGGGTAGATATTATCATCCCTGATTTTGACTATGTAAGAAAAATTAAAGATAAAATTCGTGGTATAGTGATCACTCATGCACACGAAGATCATATCGGTGCAGTGCCTTATTTCTTTAAAGAATTCCAATTTCCTATCTACGCTACACCTTTGGCTTTAGGAATGATTTCAAACAAATTTGAAGAACATGGCTTAAAAGCAGAACGCAAATGGTTTCGCCCTGTAGAAAAACGCCGTGTTTATGAGATAGGCGAATTTGATATAGAGTGGATTCATATCACACATTCTATCATTGATGCTTCAGCACTTGCGATCAAAACAAAAGCAGGAACTATTATCCACACAGGTGATTTTAAAATTGATCAAACCCCAATCGATGGCTATCCAACAGACTTAGGACGTTTGGCACATTATGGAGAAGAAGGGGTTTTATGTCTTTTAAGCGATAGTACAAATTCGTACAAAGAAGGTTATACAAAAAGTGAAAGCTCTGTAGGGCCAACTTTTGATCAAATTTTTGCACGTACCAAAGGCAGGGTGATCATGAGTACTTTTAGTTCTAATATCCACCGTGTTTATCAGGCTATCACTTATGGTTTAAAATACGGCAGAAAAGTTTGTGTGATCGGTCGTTCTATGGAAAGAAATCTTTATACCACTATGGAATTAGGCTACATCAAACTTGATAGAAAAATTTTCATCGATGCTGATGAAGTAAGCAAATATAAAGACAATGAAGTGCTTATCGTAACTACAGGAAGTCAAGGCGAAACCATGAGTGCGCTTTATAGAATGGCAACTGATGAGCATAAATTTATAAAAATCAAACCTACAGATCAAGTGATTATTTCAGCTAAAGCCATACCAGGAAATGAAGCAAGTGTTTCTGCGGTGCTTGACTATCTTTTAAAAGCAGGAGCTAAAGTAGCGTATCAAGAATTTAGTGAAATTCATGTAAGCGGACACGCTAGTATAGAAGAGCAAAAACTTATGCTAACCCTTACCAAACCTAAATTTTTCTTACCGGTTCATGGAGAATACAATCACATCACTAAACACAAAGAAACAGCGATGAAGTGCGGTATCCCTGAAAGAAATATTTATCTTATGAGTGATGGCGATCAAGTAGAACTTTGCCAAAAATATGTCAAACGCATAAAAACCGTAAAAACAGGTAAAGTTTTTGTAGATAATCAAATCAACAAACAAATCGCCGATGATGTAGTTATAGATCGCCAAAAACTTGCAGATAGTGGCATAGTGGTTATTATCGCACAAATTGACAAAGCCACAAAAACACTGATCAATAAACCAAGAGTATTTAGCTATGGGTTAGTAGCTGACAAACACGATCATGCTTTTAGCAAAGATATGGCTGAAGTTTTAGGACAATTTTTCATCAATGTTAAAGATGAAGTACTCAATGATCCAAGATTTTTAGAAAATCAAATCCGCCAAGTCTTAAGAAAACATATCTTTAGAAAGATTAAAAAATACCCAACCATAGTTCCAACTATTTTTGTAATGTAA
- the rsmA gene encoding 16S rRNA (adenine(1518)-N(6)/adenine(1519)-N(6))-dimethyltransferase RsmA, with the protein MVKAKKQYGQNFLIDKSVLAKIIQAIPKEMNNIIEIGPGLGDLTQELLKISQVKAYEIDNDLIPILKKKFQKELECGKFNLIHQDASEAFNPSLDEKPYFLVANLPYYVASHIILKALEDKNCLGLIVMVQKEMAEKFCAKEGNSEFSSLGVLSAMICERKILFDVDPQCFNPPPKVISAVMSLIKTKDFNELCEIENFKNFLKDCFKAPRKQLLGNLKTYKAKVLEVLSTLGLKENIRPHEICVDSYLKIYDKLKDKYGRKQRDK; encoded by the coding sequence ATGGTTAAAGCAAAAAAACAATACGGACAAAATTTTTTAATCGATAAAAGCGTATTAGCAAAAATCATCCAAGCCATACCCAAAGAGATGAACAATATCATTGAGATTGGGCCTGGCTTAGGTGATTTAACGCAAGAACTTTTAAAAATTTCTCAAGTAAAAGCTTATGAAATCGATAATGATCTTATACCTATTTTAAAAAAGAAATTTCAAAAAGAACTTGAATGTGGAAAATTTAACTTGATCCATCAAGACGCAAGCGAAGCTTTTAATCCTAGTCTTGATGAAAAACCATATTTTTTGGTTGCAAATTTGCCTTATTATGTTGCAAGTCACATTATATTAAAAGCTTTAGAAGATAAAAATTGTCTAGGGCTTATTGTAATGGTGCAAAAAGAAATGGCTGAAAAATTCTGCGCTAAAGAAGGAAATAGTGAGTTTTCTTCCTTAGGTGTTTTAAGTGCAATGATTTGCGAAAGAAAAATACTTTTTGATGTTGATCCACAATGTTTTAATCCGCCGCCAAAAGTTATATCAGCGGTAATGAGTTTGATTAAAACTAAGGATTTTAATGAACTTTGCGAAATAGAAAATTTCAAAAATTTTCTAAAAGACTGTTTTAAAGCTCCTAGAAAACAACTCTTAGGAAATTTAAAAACATATAAAGCAAAAGTTTTAGAAGTTTTAAGCACCCTTGGCTTAAAAGAAAACATCAGACCACATGAAATTTGCGTTGATTCATACCTTAAAATTTATGACAAATTAAAGGATAAATATGGACGAAAACAAAGAGATAAATAA
- a CDS encoding purine-nucleoside phosphorylase, which yields MIVCAGGNENFSFAKAIGIGLVESAFHLGQLCFKEKPSKLIFIGTCGLYDKGEILEIYRSSYAFNVEFSKISHAFYTPTKYEICLEKENVSRETIKINSSNYICQNSKAAKEFSKLGFFAENMEAFSVLSVAKNLNIDAECILCATNFCNENAHEDFIKNHQKAKEKLEEYLKKYHYI from the coding sequence ATGATTGTTTGTGCGGGTGGAAATGAAAATTTTTCTTTTGCAAAAGCTATAGGTATAGGTTTGGTTGAATCAGCTTTTCATTTGGGTCAACTTTGCTTCAAAGAAAAACCATCAAAACTTATATTTATAGGAACTTGTGGGCTTTATGATAAAGGAGAAATTTTAGAAATTTATAGAAGTTCATATGCTTTTAATGTAGAATTTTCTAAAATTTCACACGCTTTTTATACTCCTACAAAATATGAAATTTGTTTAGAAAAAGAAAATGTTTCTCGTGAAACAATCAAGATCAATTCTTCAAATTATATTTGTCAAAATTCAAAAGCAGCAAAAGAATTTTCGAAATTAGGTTTTTTTGCAGAAAATATGGAAGCCTTTTCTGTTTTGAGCGTAGCTAAAAATTTAAATATTGATGCAGAGTGTATTTTGTGTGCAACAAATTTTTGCAATGAAAATGCTCACGAAGATTTTATAAAAAATCATCAAAAGGCAAAAGAAAAATTAGAAGAATACTTAAAAAAATATCATTATATTTAA
- the rlmN gene encoding 23S rRNA (adenine(2503)-C(2))-methyltransferase RlmN gives MKELVNILDFLPEELGEKIKPMFRVKQIYQWIYQKYANNFSDMSSLPKDLRLELAQNFHFSPVKCVKNEQSKDGSIKYLFELIDGLRVESVLLPMKKEKINTEGKRISHARYTICVSSQVGCKSGCSFCLTAKGGLKRNLSTGEIVGQILWIKKQNNIPYERRVNIVYMGMGEPLDNLKNVSKAVKILAQNDGLAISPRRQTISTSGLAKQIKELGQMNLGVLLAISLHAVNDELRTELMPINKAYNIAAIMDAVREFPIDQRKRVMFEYLLIDGINDKLEHAKELVKLLNGIKAKVNLILFNPHEGSLYKRPSLENAIKFQDLLSNKGVTCTIRESKGLDISAACGQLKERAKEQ, from the coding sequence TTGAAAGAGCTTGTTAATATTTTAGATTTTTTACCTGAAGAATTAGGAGAAAAAATCAAACCGATGTTTCGCGTGAAACAAATTTATCAATGGATTTATCAAAAATACGCCAATAATTTTTCTGATATGTCAAGTTTACCAAAAGATCTACGTTTAGAACTTGCGCAAAATTTTCATTTCTCTCCTGTAAAATGTGTTAAAAATGAGCAAAGTAAAGATGGAAGTATAAAATATCTTTTTGAACTTATCGATGGTTTAAGGGTAGAAAGCGTGCTTTTACCTATGAAAAAAGAAAAAATAAACACAGAAGGCAAAAGAATTTCTCATGCGAGATACACTATCTGTGTTTCTTCTCAAGTGGGTTGTAAAAGTGGCTGTAGTTTTTGTCTTACCGCTAAAGGTGGCTTGAAAAGAAATTTAAGCACAGGAGAGATAGTTGGACAAATTTTATGGATCAAAAAACAAAACAATATCCCTTACGAACGCCGTGTAAATATAGTATATATGGGTATGGGCGAGCCTTTGGATAATCTTAAAAATGTTTCTAAAGCGGTAAAAATTTTAGCACAAAATGATGGGCTTGCCATAAGTCCTCGCCGTCAAACCATCAGTACTAGCGGTTTGGCAAAACAAATCAAAGAATTAGGTCAAATGAATTTAGGTGTTTTACTTGCTATATCATTGCATGCAGTTAATGATGAGCTTCGAACCGAACTTATGCCTATCAATAAAGCTTATAATATCGCTGCGATTATGGATGCGGTGCGTGAATTTCCTATAGATCAAAGAAAAAGGGTAATGTTTGAATATCTTTTAATTGATGGTATCAATGATAAGCTTGAACACGCTAAAGAATTAGTCAAGCTTTTAAATGGCATTAAAGCTAAAGTGAATTTAATACTCTTTAATCCGCATGAAGGAAGCTTATATAAACGCCCTAGTTTAGAAAACGCGATTAAATTTCAAGATTTACTCAGCAATAAAGGTGTAACTTGTACTATAAGAGAAAGTAAAGGGCTTGATATCTCAGCTGCTTGTGGACAGCTTAAAGAAAGGGCAAAAGAACAATGA
- a CDS encoding glycosyl transferase family 90 yields MENNINNILLKLDKNRHFCFLKDNINYENKKDIAIFRGAVYQKHRKEFFDSYFGRTFCDIGDTSKQPSQWKKNFLNKKEQMKYKFIISLEGNDVASNLKWAMNSNSLVLAPKITCETWFMEGTLKQNYHFALIDNENLSAVIEYFKSRPKDALEIINNAHQYIKKFLRIPYRNFGFDQIFLLL; encoded by the coding sequence TTGGAAAATAATATAAATAATATTTTATTAAAACTTGATAAAAATAGGCACTTTTGCTTTTTAAAAGATAACATAAACTATGAAAATAAAAAGGATATAGCGATATTTAGAGGAGCAGTATATCAAAAACATCGAAAAGAATTTTTTGATTCTTATTTTGGTAGAACTTTTTGCGATATAGGAGATACTTCAAAACAACCTAGCCAATGGAAAAAAAACTTTTTAAACAAAAAAGAACAAATGAAATATAAATTTATAATTTCTTTAGAGGGTAACGATGTAGCAAGCAACTTAAAATGGGCTATGAATTCTAATTCTTTAGTTTTAGCTCCAAAAATAACTTGCGAAACTTGGTTTATGGAAGGAACTTTAAAACAAAATTATCACTTTGCTTTGATTGATAATGAGAATTTGTCAGCAGTAATTGAATATTTTAAAAGTCGCCCAAAAGATGCATTGGAAATTATTAATAATGCTCATCAATATATTAAGAAATTTTTAAGAATTCCATATAGGAATTTTGGTTTTGACCAAATATTTTTATTACTCTAG
- a CDS encoding GNAT family N-acetyltransferase, with the protein MQNTIIQKAIHKDLNSILEITKDALNAMKTMNFHQWDENYPNEIVFQEDIQAQELYVFKENDEILGFICINEKFEPEFYKQVIFNKNYDDKAFYLHRLAVKQNAKGKGVAQKLLNFCENFALENHKASLRADTHSKNFPMNSLFKKLDFNFCGNFDIPNYQDPFLAYEKILNQKAF; encoded by the coding sequence ATGCAAAACACTATCATACAAAAAGCCATCCATAAAGATTTAAATTCTATACTTGAAATCACAAAAGATGCTTTAAATGCTATGAAAACTATGAATTTTCACCAATGGGATGAGAATTATCCCAATGAAATAGTTTTTCAAGAAGATATACAAGCACAAGAACTTTATGTGTTTAAAGAAAATGATGAAATTTTAGGCTTTATCTGTATCAATGAAAAATTTGAACCTGAATTTTACAAACAAGTTATTTTTAACAAAAATTATGATGATAAAGCCTTTTATCTACACCGTTTAGCCGTCAAACAAAATGCAAAAGGCAAAGGCGTGGCACAAAAACTTTTAAATTTTTGCGAAAATTTTGCCTTGGAAAATCACAAGGCAAGTTTAAGAGCAGATACTCATAGTAAAAATTTTCCTATGAATTCGCTTTTTAAAAAGCTTGATTTTAATTTTTGTGGAAACTTTGACATACCTAATTACCAAGATCCTTTTTTAGCTTATGAAAAAATTCTAAACCAAAAAGCTTTTTGA
- the leuD gene encoding 3-isopropylmalate dehydratase small subunit, with the protein MQKFIIHKGIACPLEYANIDTDQIIPKQFLLAVSKQGFGKHLFHDLRYLDDKESVLNMDFNLNKKEYQNSSILVSFENFGSGSSREHAPWALVDYGIRAIIAPSFADIFKNNALGNGLLTIELAKDEVLGIVDELKKSQDKNIEISLLEKRVFFKDKIFSFDLDDFHRICLLEGLDNIALTLKHEAQIKAYEKNSKSFLV; encoded by the coding sequence ATGCAAAAATTTATTATACATAAAGGTATAGCTTGTCCTTTAGAATATGCCAACATAGACACAGATCAAATTATACCTAAACAATTTTTACTTGCAGTGTCTAAGCAAGGTTTTGGCAAGCATTTGTTCCATGATTTGCGTTATTTAGATGATAAAGAAAGTGTTTTAAATATGGATTTTAATCTCAATAAAAAAGAATATCAAAATAGCTCTATTTTGGTAAGTTTTGAAAATTTTGGTAGTGGCTCTTCAAGAGAGCATGCGCCTTGGGCTTTGGTTGATTATGGTATTAGAGCTATTATCGCACCTTCTTTTGCGGATATTTTTAAAAACAATGCCTTAGGAAATGGTTTGCTTACCATAGAACTTGCTAAAGATGAGGTTTTGGGAATAGTTGATGAGTTAAAAAAATCCCAAGATAAAAATATAGAAATTTCTTTGTTGGAAAAAAGAGTATTTTTTAAAGATAAGATTTTTTCTTTTGATTTAGATGATTTTCACAGAATTTGTCTTTTGGAAGGACTTGATAATATAGCTTTAACTTTAAAACATGAAGCACAAATCAAAGCCTATGAAAAAAACTCAAAAAGCTTTTTGGTTTAG